The Cryptococcus neoformans var. neoformans B-3501A chromosome 7, whole genome shotgun sequence genome window below encodes:
- a CDS encoding hypothetical protein (Match to ESTs gb|CF189096.1|CF189096, gb|CF189097.1|CF189097) translates to MTLIRTSRLALSRGSRATFVSRSLQTSSSVHPLYPDLPVYSYSIGLSYAAKYSPPFINPKQDIKPYGFAKQSNDIGKWVQQMLELTAGRGDLKASEEDLAEARRRWGAGEDFFGITNARGDLHIAVSDGVGGWSDRVDASLFPQLLCYHYAKAAQELANSSTGSVDPRSIMKKAYEDALKDKNVSAGGATMVSARLDEDGQGIFANLGDSGYFILRGDEILEFSQAQTHFFNCPTQLSKVPPEMKHQGIVHDTPDMADTKSFELQAGDVIALFTDGFSDNVPPSHIPGLSKLLNRILEDPTNKDLSPAERDSERARLFADMLVGYGRTAMTKTGEEKGPNGWKTPFEEEATKKVPKWGWKGGKIDDITVVTAVVSELD, encoded by the exons ATGACCCTCATCAGGACATCCCGTCTGGCCCTTTCTCGAGGAAGCAGAGCGACCTTCGTCAGCCGCTCTTTACAAACCTCGTCCTCCGTCCACCCCCTCTACCCTGACTTGCCTGTCTACAGCTATTCTATCGGTCTGTCTTACGCCGCCAAATATTCGCCTCCATTCATCAACCCCAAGCAAGACATCAAGCCATACGGTTTTGCAAAACAGAGCAATGATATTGGCAAATGGGTGCAGCAGATGCTCGAGTTGACTGCTGGACGGGGTGATTTGAAGGCGAGTGAGGAGGATTTGGCTGAGGCTAGGAGAAGGTGGGGTGCCGGAGAAGATTTCTTCGGAATAACTAATGCCAGAGGTGAT CTGCACATCGCAGTCTCAGACGGTGTCGGCGGCTGGTCCGACCGAGTTGACGCTTCTTTGTTTCCTCAATTATTATGCTACCATTATGCTAAAGCAGCTCAAGAACTAGCAAACTCTTCAACAGGATCAGTAGACCCAAGGTCTAtaatgaagaaggcataTGAAGATGCTTTGAAGGATAAGAATGTGAGCGCTGGCGGCGCAACAATGGTTAGTGCAAGGCTGGACGAAGATGGTCAGGGAATCTTTGCCAA CCTTGGTGACTCTGGATACTTTATCCTGCGAGGCGACGAGATACTAGAGTTCTCCCAGGCCCAAACTCATTTCTTCAACTGCCCC ACGCAATTGTCGAAAGTGCCCCCAGAGATGAAGCATCAAGGAATCGTACACGATACCCCGGACATGGCAGACACCAAATCCTTCGAACTCCAAGCGGGCGACGTGATTGCTCTCTTC ACCGATGGTTTCTCAGATAACGTGCCCCCCTCCCACATTCCTGGCCTGTCCAAGCTTCTCAACCGTATTCTCGAAGACCCAACGAACAAGGACCTGTCCCCCGCCGAACGAGACTCTGAGCGAGCGAGGCTGTTTGCGGATATGTTGGTAGGGTATGGAAGAACAGCGATGACTAAGACTGGGGAGGAAAAAGGACCGAATGGCTGGAAGACACcgtttgaagaggaggcgacgaagaaggtgcCCAAGTGGGGCTGGAAGGGAGGCAAGATTGATGA CATAACTGTCGTGACTGCTGTAGTGTCAGAGCTCGATTAG
- a CDS encoding hypothetical protein (HMMPfam hit to Arginase, Arginase family, score: 465.1, E(): 7.1e-137) has protein sequence MLSRVSPSLRQVLAAPLRASRMGTSPMQKAFTHSSAPRNHHITAQPSSEKGLTSPTYNYKFLNEPATASLVGCPFSGGQGRAGVDLAPNKLVSAGLVEQISALGWNVHYESHQNFLDIPYNPLPSSSPVTSTEGPSTHTTTAQGEKMVQGLPDPDIGSMKKPRLVSAVNEMVAKEVGDIAEKGWLPVTLGGDHSLAMGTIAGTKRKYPNAGVIWVDAHADINTPLTTESGNLHGCPVSFLLGLDGCDVEPFNKWLKPCLKPEDIVYIGLRDIDDAEKKILKENNIKTFTMHHVDRHGIGKVMELALQHINPNGDRPLHLSFDVDALDPTVAPSTGTPVRGGLTFREGHYITEVVAETGCLVALDIMEVNPSLLDPRSVEMTVAAGCSLTRASLGETLL, from the exons ATGCTCTCTCGcgtctctccatctcttcgtCAAGTCCTTGCTGCCCCATTGAGGGCATCAAGGATGGGCACTTCCCCTATGCAAAAAGCGTTCACCCACTCATCAGCACCTAGAAACCATCATATTACCGCTCAGCCTAGTAGTGAGAAGGGTCTTACCTCCCCTACTTACAATTACAAGTTTTTGAACGAGCCTGCTACTGCTTCT CTTGTCGGATGCCCTTTTAG CGGTGGACAAGGTCGAGCTGGTGTCGATCTCGCCCCAAACAAGCTCGTCTCTGCCGGTCTTGTAGAGCAAATCTCGGCCCTTGGCTGGAACGTCCATTACGAATCTCACCAAAACTTCCTCGACATCCCTTACAacccccttccttcttcttcccccgtCACTTCAACCGAAGGCCCCTCTACCCACACTACGACCGCTCAGGGCGAAAAGATGGTCCAGGGGTTGCCGGATCCTGATATTGGAAGCATGAAAAAACCTAGGTTAGTCAGTGCGGTGAACGAAATGGTAGCCAAGGAGGTTGGGGATATCGCGGAGAAGGGGTGGTTGCCTGTGACTTTGGGAGGCGACCACAGTTTGGCGATGGGTACTATTGCTGGTACTAAGCGCAAGTACCCTAACGCTGGTGTGATCTGG GTTGATGCTCACGCCGATATCAACACCCCCTTGACCACCGAGTCTGGCAATCTCCACGGCTGCCCtgtttctttcctcttggGTTTGGATGGCTGTGACGTCGAGCCTTTCAACAAGTGGCTTAAACCTTGCCTCAAGCCTGAAGATAT CGTCTACATCGGTCTCCGGGACATTGACGAcgccgagaagaagattctGAAGGAAAATAACATCAAGACTTTCACTATGCACCACGTCGACAGGCACGGTATTGGCAAAGTCATGGAACTTGCGCTTCAGCATATCAACCCCAATGGTGACCGACCCCTTCACCTCAGTTTCGACGTTGACGCTCTTGACCCCACAGTTGCTCCTA gcaCAGGTACCCCCGTTCGAGGTGGTCTGACTTTCCGAGAAG GCCATTACATTACCGAGGTTGTTGCTGAGACCGGCTGCCTCGTCGCTTTGGACATCATG GAGGTCAACCCTTCCCTGCTTGACCCCAGGTCCGTCGAGATGACTGTCGCTGCTGGCTGCTCCCTCACGCGGGCATCTTTGGGTGAGACTTTGTTGTAA